ATTGCTGCGAGGGCATATGGTACTGGAAATTTGAAGCGGCATTTGAAGGTATGTCCAAGAAAGGACACAACGGATGTTGGGCAGCTTATACTTGGCCAAAATGCAATGTTTGTAAGTTCACCTAAATTTGATCCTGCAACATTTAGGGAGTTGTTATGTGCTGCAATTATAATGCATGAATTACCTTTCCAGTTTGTTGAGTATGTTGGTATACGGGCAATATTTTCATACTTGTGTGTTGATGTCCCTAATATCTCTAGAAATACTACTAAGAATGATATGGTTAAGATGtataagagggaaaaagaaaggGTGAAATCTGTGTTGGCATCTGTTCCTGGTAGAGTTTGTTTGACATCTGATTTGTGGACTTCTATAGCAATTGATGGTTATATGTGTATTACAGCTCATTTTATTGATGCTAATTGGGTCTTACAGAAAATAGTGTTGAACTTTTGCTTTATGCCACCACCACATAATGGTGTGTCTTTGTTTGAAAATGTCTATAAATTGCTATCTATGTGGGGCATTGAGAATAAGATTTTTTGTGTGACGTTGGACAATGCTTCTTCCAATGATATTTCTGTTGACATGCTTAGAACtcaattgaaaaataagaaagcaCTTGTTTGTAATGGTgaattttttcatctttgttGTTGTGCTCATATTCTCAATTTGGTTGTACAAGATGGTTTGAAAGAAATTGGTGTTGTTGttcaaaaaatttgtgaaagCATTAAGTATGTAAGAGGCTCACAAGGGaggaaaaaaagttttttttttgaatctgtTAAGCAAATGAATTTGGATGGTAAGAAAGGTTTAAGGCAAGATGTGCCTACTAGATGGAATTCAACCTTTTTTAATGCTTCAAAGTGGTCTCTCTTATCTACGTGCTTTTCAACACCTAGAGTTAACTGATTACAATTTGAAGCACTGTCCTACTGGTGGTGAGTGGGAAAAGgcagaaaaaattaaaaagtttttggCTGTTTTTTATGATGCGACATTGGTCTTTTCTGGCACAAAATATCCCACagctaacttttattttccacAAGTTTTCATTGTTTATTTTACCTTGAAGAAAGAAAGCGATAATGAGGATGAGTATATGAGAAAAATGGCAGATCAAATGCTTGTGAAATTTGAGAAGTATTGGATAGAATTTAGTGTTGTGTTGGCCATAGCAGTGGTCTTGGACCCTAGGTATAAGCTGCCTTTTATTGATTGGTGCTATTAGAAGCTTTATGGGCATGCTAGTTCACTCCAATATTTGAAggtttgtaaaaaattatttgctttGTTTGGGGAATATGTGAGTAATGTTTTTGCACCTTTAATATCTTTTGAAATGGCTGGTCAAGCTACTCAAGAAACTAAAGAACAATATGCTAATGAGGGATCTTTGTTTATGATGcaagtatgttttttttttttttttttttttttttttttttttttttttttNNNNNNNNNNNNNNNNNNNNNNNNNNNNNNNNNNNNNNNNNNNNNNNNNNNNNNNNNNNNNNNNNNNNNNNNNNNNNNNNNNNNNNNNNNNNNNNNNNNNNNNNNNNNNNNNNNNNNNNNNNNNNNNNNNNNNNNNNNNNNNNNNNNNNNNNNNNNNNNNNNNNNNNNNNNNNNNNNNNNNNNNNNNNNNNNNNNNNNNNNNNNNNNNNNNNNNNNNNNNNNNNNNNNNNNNNNNNNNNNNNNNNNNNNNNNNNNNNNNNNNNNNNNNNNNNNNNNNNNNNNNNNNNNNNNNNNNNNNNNNNNNNNNNNNNNNNNNNNNNNNNNNNNNNNNNNNNNNNNNNNNNNNNNNNNNNNNNNNNNNNNNNNNNNNNNNNNNNNNNNNNNNNNNNNNNNNNNNNNNNNNNNNNNNNNNNNNNNNNNNNNNNNNNNNNNNNNNNNNNNNNNNNNNNNNNNNNNNNNNNNNNNNNNNNNNNNNNNNNNNNNNNNNNNNNNNNNNNNNNNNNNNNNNNNNNNNNNNNNNNNNNNNNNNNNNNNNNNNNNNNNNNNNNNNNNNNNNNNNNNNNNNNNNNNNNNNNNNNNNNNNNNNNNNNNNNNNNNNNNNNNNNNNNNNNNNNNNNNNNNNNNNNNNNNNNNNNNNNNNNNNNNNNNNNNNNNNNNNNNNNNNNNNNNNNNNNNNNNNNNNNNNNNNNNNNNNNNNNNNNNNNNNNNNNNNNNNNNNNNNNNNNNNNNNNNNNNNNNNNNNNNNNNNNNNNNNNNNNNNNNNNNNNNNNNNNNNNNNNNNNNNNNNNNNNNNNNNNNNNNNNNNNNNNNNNNNNNNNNNNNNNNNNNNNNNNNNNNNNNNNNNNNNNNNNNNNNNNNNNNNNNNNNNNNNNNNNNNNNNNNNNNNNNNNNNNNNNNNNNNNNNNNNNNNNNNNNNNNNNNNNNNNNNNNNNNNNNNNNNNNNNNNNNNNNNNNNNNNNNNNNNNNNNNNNNNNNNNNNNNNNNNNNNNNNNNNNNNNNNGTGtatcattaaaaattatataaaatctgaaaattttcttttagttttaaacaaactttctcaaaccaaaaattttctACCATACAATCAAAAACACCAAGAaacttatctaaaaaattaataaaactcaaaaaaactacaattcaaaaaaataaaaataaaaataaaagattgcaactctttttccttttaaaataaataaaaaatcaagagtaCAATTCCAAAGGGgaaaaagtagagtttttttttttttttttgaaaaaagaagtaCTGTGTGGATGTTGACATAATCTAATATTACATCTAATCCAACATATGAAAAAtgtatagataaataaataattttaacacaaaatagaatttgttttcttaaaaatctcaaagaaCACACTAATAAagtaaagaagatgaaaaacaaTATAACATATTCATAAACGCTTAAAACAATTACTTAAGCATCTAAGAACATTATATAATAAAGACATAACAATTTGCCGCTAATATATTAAACTTAATATTTACAAACAGTGAAAAGAAACTGCACAAAGACTATTGTCTTTAACTACACTAACTGTTCTTCATTAGCTTGTCTagattatccttttttttttttttccaaataaactaaaatctaacaacaacacaaaatatgacatattataatatgatttttcccCAATTCAGATCAACATCAAACACCATTCATTAAAAGTATttagtattgtaaataaaatgattaaaaaaaaaatacttgcaaCAAGGAACATATGAATTAGTTAATAATAGGACAATAAGGGAATGAACCTCTAGTGGGAGATCCTCCTATGGGtagtgaatatttttttatagaaaaattttaaaaagtagaattctaaaaaacaaatattcatCCATCTAAGGTAGAGATACAgcgaaaatttttaaaaaaaaatccaacaaaaaatgaaaaaaaaaaattgagagagagagaaatttttttgtatggGAAATATATGCATAGAATGGGAGCAAAGTGATAAATTTATTGTAAGATGATGGGAATAAGAAGagccaaaaaaaaggaagatgaaggggcaaaattatatgtaaagttaaaaccactcaagatgaatatatatatatatatatataaacaatacttttgtttgattttccattgagttattatataaattataatataaaaattaaagtagatgaatatgtaaagttaaaaccgtctaagatgaatttataaagtcaatatatatatatatatatatatatttaatattgtaaaaaaattaaaggtaaaaaacaaatataaaaaagactAATTATGTGGCTAATGATATTGCGATGAGGTGACTTAATAGGAGCGTTAGGAGCATAGCAATAAATGCTACGTTTCTTACGTAATAAATGTTATGCTTCAGTTTTTAGATACATATATAGATTTGAAACTATTCATGGTGGGTTTAGAATTCCAACTCTCAAGCACAACAAATCTGGCTTGCCGAGGAATATTGATAGAAGGCTATTAAGTGTACCAAATCATTACGGAGATGTGAGAATATTCCAATCAAGAAGATGAaacattaatataaaataaaataaaaatattagaaacaatAATACTAGCACATAAGAAATAAACTCTTAACATGCACAATGGGAAAGTATTAACCAAGGATGTGGGAGGTTTGGATGACCAAAGTTCGATCTTGCAGTTTTTTTGGGTTAGTAATAGTACCACAAGGCTGTTGCCGGAAGTGTAATGGTACATATGAACTAATGGATATAAAGAACAAAATAGAAGAAAGCGATGGCACTGTTGAAAGAgtgagaaagggagagaaacgTGTGCTTGAAAATTTCCTTTAATGGTTAATAACGATATCTAATAATCTAGAGAAATAacattatttctcaaaaaacgTTAGTTTCCATCATTTTACCTGGTTCAAGTACATTTAAGATTTATAAAATTGTTCTACCGCTTttctgtccaaaaaaaaaaaaaaaagatttataaaaatgctcacataaaataaaaattataacaacgTGCATAAGCATGGctttaatggtattttatttCGCTAGTTATCCAATTAATTAATACTTCCATACcccaatttccttttttatttttcctttttaatagtaATGCAAGTTGTATAAGAGCATTTAGTatgttatataatatttttagtcaaattatgATCGATCGTAAACAAAACGAAGAAGTAAACAAACGAGCCACTATACCACTTTATTGTGTTTTATTCTCCTAGCCCAAACGGTCCACAAGGCACAAGTCTCAAAAGAAAGTCGTCTCTCTTGTCCTCTTTGTCCTCCCACACCGCCTTCTCCTCTACCTTGGTCTCAAGAGATTGCCCCGTTTGGTATGGCaacttaaacacatgttttcagtttttaaacaacattacatgtatttttatacacttttttacccacacatatttctacgcatgttttcaaacaacaaaacacatgtttttaagtGCATGTGCCAAACATTTCCTGAGCATGTAAAGCCAAGATGTGAGATGTATTTCAAAAGTAGGACCATAAAAGAGTCGAGATTTGTTAAATAATGAGTGTTCAAGCTTGGCTCAACAATGAGTCTCAAATGTTTAAACTTGGCTTGAGCTCAAATGAAGTCTATATATGATGTTCAAGCTTGAGCTCGTCAATAAGTCTAAAATTTGAGCTCAATATCAGGCTTTTGATACTGTGACTTGTCAATAATGTTCTAGCAGTTTCAATGATGTTCCAATAGAAGTACGTTATCAAACCTAACTAATTTGGACAATTAAGATATGTGTTTAATTGTCAAGCTCATATCAAACTTATTATCAAGTTCACAAACAAGTCTAGGCTCAGTTTGTTTTGTATCAAGTCCTAATTTTCACGAGCATAttcatgaacaattttttatttttgcttgagcttgactcatttattaaacaagcTTAAAACTAATGCTCAAGTCTGACTTGCTTATAAACAAACAAGAATAAATGAGCTTTTTATCTAGTTGTTTATAAACTACTTGATTCATTTACAATCCTATTCTTaaatagataattaaaaaaaaaatacttttctttCAAAACTTGGCTATACATTATGAAATAGAATGTGAATACCTTAACTAGGCTGAAAATGTGAAGAGGCCGCCGCATGACGACACCAGTTACATCAACTTAAGCACTTATTATGTTACAAGATATCACGATTTTGTCTAAAGACTAgtgatttattttcatataattatAAAACACTTACCTCAcataacacttttttttggttaataattaataaattattcataTCAACATAATCAGCTCCATGATtcgaattaaaaaatatatatattaaccagTTGCAACAATTGTTGTTCCCTTAAAAGTTTACAAACTCGATGATTGTACCTCAACAAGAAGCAATTATTATTGTGGACAATGGAAATGGTCCAACGAAAGGGCACCATAGTCTCCGTCTACACTTTACACGCGACGCCGCGCGCACTTGATCTTGACCATATTAGTTTgccttttctaaaaaaatatataatcagtAAAATGCATCCACGCAATGTtatttgataaaagaaaaaaatatgtatcTTCCTCAACAAAATGATTACTTAATACAATAGCCTTAGCCTTTCCTTAGAGAGGAATTTCGTGGccacaatttttatcacaattttgATATAACATATTGTAAATGATTGAGAAAAAATTGTagattgatatgaaaattataaacaatCACTTAGCTCATCAACGCTCATCAAAGCTTGTGGTGTGAGATTGTAGCCCGAAAGTGATTAGAGTACTGCTATGATCTTGCATGCTCAAATAGGAAAACTATAATGATCACCCCCActaaccactttttttttttttaccaaaaaaaaaaagaagataaacaaCCACTCAGCCTACCACTTCAAAGTTGTGGCACTGGTGGGACAAGTTTCAAATCACAGAGTTACAATTATAAAGATCCAATTGAAGAAGGTAAATTATAGATTTGTAAGAGGACAAGTTTGAAACAATATCATTGTAAAGAATCATGAATGTGGTCCTTAATATCCCAATGTTAATTCCAAATAGTATGGAGGTAGTCTCATACTAATTATGTGACACAAGTGGGAATTATTCTATTTCTCTGTCTTCCATTCTGAAGGATCGTCTAAATTGCGCCATTGAAACGCTCATCTAAGGGAATGAATTTGTGTATGGAAAGTATTATTGAGAGTCACAAATAAAGTTGATGACAAGTGCATACAACTTATcctgaaaatgagagatttaaCCTTGCTGACCAGAAAGTTTAACTTATGGTGGTCAAATTAGCTCAAGGGTCAATAACAAGTCGAGAATTTGGCCTCTCAATGAAGCTGCAGTCACTCAGACTAAAAAATATAGTGATTTGAGttttcttataaattaaaaaataatcgtAGCAATAAAAAATGGCAACTAATAACCTGAGTGATTAAACAAATCCTCACAAAAACCAAGATTGCTGCTTCATCAGATTGTCGTGGAGCATTACTTACAAGCTGAAGAATTTAAAATACATATGCGTACATCAAGTCCAAACTCTGTGCATAGGCAAATAGCTGTACACTGCTTTTTTCAACACTACTAATATAACAATAAGAAAAAGACAAGCACAATATGAACTTTCTAGAGCAAGAGCCTGAACAAGTTTCTACCTCATCAGATTGAGACAGTATAATTAACTATAAACCTTTGGCCTTTCCACAGCTTCAAGAGTCTTAATTATATATAGCAAGGAAGCAGACCAAACCTAATATATCAATGTATAGCAATTAGTCTCACAAAATTGTATTGTGTTCTGTAACAATAAAGATTTGAGAAAGGCTAACTAATCTGAATCTAAATTTACCATGACTGCTACACagaataaactataaaaaaagaGACGCTCTGACTGCCAAAGATTTCCGCAATTGTACATTAAATAATGGTCTCATACTTGATGGAATCAATACAGGATGACATCAATATATTAGCAACATATATTTCTAAGCTTTTATCCTGTAAAGTCTTGCATCTCTTGGCATAGTAGTTCTCACATATAACTTAGATCTCACATATAACTGATATCATATATCAGATATCAGATATCAAGACCAAACTTGACCCTCGTATGGAAAATAAAGCCTTGGACTCAAGCAAGCTCATCCCCAgtcaccaaaaattaaaataaaataacaataacagCAAGGCAAACCATACTATGCCATCCTATAGTCAGGCCTACTAATAAACTACCACCATCAAACTTGGTCTGTGTCACTTGAACTCCCTGGGGGTCCTGGACTAAGTGATACTTTAGAGATTCTGTTACCAGCGGAAAATGCATGTGACAAGCACAACATAACTAACCAACTAAATTAAGCCATACCAAATTTATCTTGTTACATTCAGTTGTACCATAATCTTCCCCTctcattatttgaaaaatagtataatactttgagagagagaccttGGATAGGGGAAGCCACCTCTATCATCATCTTTCATGCAATTCCACTACTACCAGGCCAAATTTCACCACCTTGAGCAACCTCATGCTACAGCCAAAGAAATCAGATCTACCTCTATAGTACTTCTGCAATTGAGAGGCCATTTAGTTTGTTGTAAGCAGATTTCAATAGTGCATCCATCACAATTACCTCCACTTCCATTATCAACATCACATCATTGTAGCAAACCACCTCCCACTACAATACACACCCATCATCTCAGTTATGTTGGTGATTTACAAAATGAGTCAAAATAATTTTGGGTTGGTTTGGTTTTTCAACTTAAAGATGGAAGAAAGAAAACTTGAGCAGTGCATTTTTGTtaagtcccacattgaaaagaATAAAGTATTTATCTTTATTAAGTACATTCTATGATGTATTTATGTTGGGGAGATAACACCTTCAAAAGACTCCAATTGAgcag
This genomic stretch from Quercus lobata isolate SW786 chromosome 3, ValleyOak3.0 Primary Assembly, whole genome shotgun sequence harbors:
- the LOC115980762 gene encoding zinc finger BED domain-containing protein RICESLEEPER 1-like — encoded protein: MESDELIPIEIEYEREDLNLEDELDEVAELPPPKKAKTKSKNKTNNKDKKRRRTSTFWHFFQMLPTKDEEKPTGKSKKGGKVYIAARAYGTGNLKRHLKVCPRKDTTDVGQLILGQNAMFVSSPKFDPATFRELLCAAIIMHELPFQFVEYVGIRAIFSYLCVDVPNISRNTTKNDMVKMYKREKERVKSVLASVPGRVCLTSDLWTSIAIDGYMCITAHFIDANWVLQKIVLNFCFMPPPHNGVSLFENVYKLLSMWGIENKIFCVTLDNASSNDISVDMLRTQLKNKKALVCNGEFFHLCCCAHILNLVVQDGLKEIGVVVQKICESIKYKESDNEDEYMRKMADQMLVKFEKYWIEFSVVLAIAVVLDPRYKLPFIDWCY